One genomic window of Oryctolagus cuniculus chromosome 11, mOryCun1.1, whole genome shotgun sequence includes the following:
- the MTERF2 gene encoding transcription termination factor 2, mitochondrial: MSQGITGMLWKLLLRSQPCRLSSFRKAQSTPGNRPFLARFTYTTDRQSNTENKRTVEKLCKFSVDIRKIRRLKEWVLLEDKTYVEEIANILQELGANETVIASILERCPEAIICSPTAVNTQKNLWQLVCKNEEELIKLIEQFPESFFTVKDQEMQKFNVQFFQELGLKNVVISRFLTTASPVFHNPVEKNKQMIQILQESYLNVGGSEANMKVWLLKLLSQNPFILLNSPEAVKETLESLQELGFTNSEILQLLSKLKGFLFQLCPGSIQDSISFSKNTFKCTEHGLKQLVLKCPALLYYSAPVLEERIQGLLKEGISLAQIRETPMVLELTPQIVQYRIKKLNALGYKIKDGHLANLNGTKKEFESNFGKIQAKKGRPLFNPVAPLNVEE; this comes from the coding sequence ATGAGCCAGGGGATTACAGGCATGCTGTGGAAGCTGCTGCTGAGGTCCCAGCCCTGCAGGTTGAGTTCCTTCAGAAAGGCGCAATCAACTCCAGGGAACAGACCTTTTCTTGCACGCTTCACCTACACAACTGACAGACAgtcaaacacagaaaataaaagaacagtGGAAAAGCTCTGTAAATTTTCAGTTGACATTAGGAAAATCCGTAGATTAAAAGAATGGGTACTTCTGGAGGATAAAACCTATGTTGAAGAAATTGCCAATATTTTACAAGAACTAGGTGCCAATGAGACTGTGATAGCCAGTATTTTGGAACGCTGCCCAGAAGCAATTATCTGTAGTCCAACTGCTGTTAACACCCAGAAAAACCTCTGGCAGTTGGTCTGCAAAAATGAGGAAGAATTAATCAAATTAATAGAGCAATTTCCAGAATCTTTCTTTACTGTTAAAGACCAGGAGATGCAGAAGTTCAATGTTCAGTTCTTTCAAGAACTGGGACTCAAGAATGTAGTCATTAGCAGGTTTCTGACAACTGCATCTCCTGTCTTTCATAATCCTGTTGAGAAGAATAAACAGATGATACAGATTCTCCAAGAGAGTTATCTAAATGTGGGGGGCTCTGAGGCCAACATGAAAGTCTGGCTACTAAAATTATTAAGCCAAAACCcgtttattttgttaaattctcCTGAAGCTGTAAAGGAAACACTGGAATCTCTCCAGGAGCTGGGTTTTACAAATTCAGAAATTCTCCAACTTCTTTCCAAACTCAAAGGCTTTCTTTTTCAGCTTTGCCCAGGAAGTATACAGGAcagtatttctttctctaaaaacaCTTTTAAGTGCACAGAGCATGGCCTGAAGCAGCTGGTTTTGAAATGCCCTGCTCTTTTATATTATTCTGCTCCAGTTTTAGAAGAGAGAATTCAGGGATTATTGAAAGAAGGAATTTCCTTAGCTCAGATAAGAGAGACACCTATGGTTCTTGAATTAACACCACAGATAGTGCAGTACAGGATAAAAAAACTGAATGCCTTAGGCTACAAAATAAAGGATGGGCATTTAGCGAATCTAAATGGAACAAAAAAAGAGTTTGAGTCTAACTTTGGTAAAATTCAAGCCAAGAAAGGCCGACCATTGTTTAATCCTGTGGCACCATTAAATGTTGAAGAGTGA